The following are encoded together in the Paludisphaera mucosa genome:
- a CDS encoding DUF1801 domain-containing protein, which yields MSEGHAKPESGETSHASKPRKSAARSRPTPKAGGKAKPVEPSAGDDRRLHDSAGWREETLDRMRALILEAVPEMVEERKWKKPSNAMAGVPVWSHNGIVCTGETYKKVVKLTFARGASLPDPSHLFNSSLDGETRRAIDIAEGEEVDAGAFRALVKAAAARNGVPAKKAGPDAKAVGPIKARADENADVVLLSGGNPRIAKADGDAPVQAYIAALPGWKRDLGRRLDALIVRNVPDVRKAVKWNSPFYGVDGLGWFLSFHAFNLYIKVTFFRGASLQPIPPGGTERSKDARWIDVREGELLDEAQLANWLKQAAALPGWIP from the coding sequence ATGAGTGAGGGCCACGCCAAGCCCGAGTCCGGGGAAACGTCGCATGCGAGCAAGCCGCGCAAGTCGGCCGCCAGGTCGAGGCCCACGCCGAAGGCAGGCGGTAAAGCCAAGCCGGTGGAACCCTCTGCAGGCGACGACCGGCGACTCCACGACTCGGCGGGATGGCGCGAGGAAACCCTGGACCGCATGCGTGCGCTGATCCTGGAAGCCGTCCCCGAGATGGTCGAGGAACGGAAATGGAAGAAGCCGTCGAATGCGATGGCGGGCGTTCCGGTCTGGTCGCACAATGGGATCGTCTGCACCGGGGAGACGTACAAGAAGGTCGTCAAGCTCACGTTCGCCCGGGGGGCGAGCCTCCCGGACCCGTCGCACCTCTTCAATTCCAGCCTGGACGGCGAGACGCGAAGGGCGATCGACATCGCCGAAGGGGAAGAGGTCGACGCGGGTGCGTTCAGGGCGCTCGTGAAGGCTGCGGCGGCCCGGAACGGGGTGCCGGCGAAGAAGGCCGGGCCGGATGCGAAGGCGGTCGGGCCGATCAAGGCGCGAGCCGATGAGAACGCTGACGTCGTCCTGCTCTCGGGCGGCAACCCGCGGATCGCGAAGGCGGACGGCGACGCCCCGGTGCAGGCTTACATCGCCGCACTGCCGGGCTGGAAGCGCGACCTCGGCCGGCGCCTCGACGCGCTCATCGTGCGGAACGTGCCCGACGTGCGCAAGGCCGTGAAGTGGAATTCGCCGTTCTACGGCGTCGACGGCCTGGGCTGGTTCCTGTCATTCCACGCCTTCAACCTCTACATCAAGGTGACCTTCTTTCGCGGCGCCTCGTTGCAGCCGATCCCGCCCGGCGGAACGGAACGCAGCAAGGATGCGCGCTGGATCGACGTCCGCGAAGGCGAACTTCTCGACGAGGCGCAGCTGGCGAACTGGCTGAAACAGGCCGCCGCCCTGCCCGGCTGGATCCCGTAA